In a single window of the Luteibacter rhizovicinus DSM 16549 genome:
- a CDS encoding XrtA system polysaccharide chain length determinant codes for MGVIFAVIALLALGVGMVWPKKYEASTTILAEESSIITPLMEGAASATGNKNRAGIARDVIFSRRVLDEVLRGGGWLANSPTALERDKIIEGIKGRTKIINNRENLITITYFDSDPKRAFEVTRAFGQLFISESLASKQRESREAYEFINSQVEAYRGKLTDAEGKLKAYRDANADARPGNDVETSSRISQLRTQIENNRMDYMQKQSQAAALASQINGESEVNAVQTVGGIYTTQLGDLQGQLDKLLLNYTDDYPDVIRLRHQIEDVRKQAQTADAQRAAGGPMPIDHSTTMNPVYQQMRLQLSAVRGDAAASAARVGASESMLQSELERSKRIASSENVIAELTRDYNVNRDVYQDLLKRRENARVSMNLDAEQRGLTFLVQNPAVMPLVPSGLRFMHFGLAGLALSLAIPFGLLFAVARFDPRVRSVGQLERATGFPVLASIPFYPTPRDRRRDHLQNMVLGLIVAGVGAVYLLLFWMRMKG; via the coding sequence ATGGGCGTGATCTTCGCGGTGATCGCCTTGCTCGCTCTCGGCGTCGGCATGGTCTGGCCGAAGAAATACGAGGCATCGACGACGATCCTCGCCGAGGAAAGCAGCATCATCACGCCGCTGATGGAAGGCGCCGCATCGGCCACGGGTAACAAGAACCGTGCCGGCATCGCCCGCGACGTGATCTTCAGCCGTCGCGTACTCGACGAGGTGCTGCGTGGCGGAGGCTGGCTGGCGAACAGCCCGACGGCGCTTGAGCGCGACAAGATCATCGAAGGGATCAAGGGCCGCACCAAGATCATCAACAACCGCGAAAACCTGATCACGATCACCTATTTCGACTCGGATCCAAAGCGCGCTTTCGAAGTCACGCGTGCGTTCGGCCAGCTGTTCATCAGCGAAAGCCTGGCGTCCAAGCAGCGCGAAAGTCGCGAGGCCTACGAGTTCATCAACAGCCAGGTCGAGGCGTATCGCGGCAAGCTGACCGATGCCGAGGGCAAGCTCAAGGCATACCGCGACGCCAACGCCGATGCGCGTCCGGGCAACGATGTGGAAACCAGCTCGCGAATCAGCCAGCTGCGTACGCAGATCGAAAACAATCGCATGGATTACATGCAGAAGCAGTCGCAAGCCGCGGCGCTCGCCTCGCAGATCAACGGCGAGTCCGAGGTCAACGCGGTGCAGACGGTGGGTGGCATCTATACGACGCAGCTGGGCGATCTGCAGGGCCAGCTGGACAAGCTGCTGCTCAACTACACCGACGACTACCCCGACGTGATCCGCCTGCGCCACCAGATCGAAGACGTCCGCAAGCAGGCACAGACGGCCGATGCGCAGCGCGCGGCAGGCGGCCCGATGCCGATCGATCATTCGACGACGATGAACCCGGTGTACCAGCAGATGCGTCTGCAGCTGTCCGCCGTCCGCGGCGATGCCGCCGCCAGCGCAGCCCGGGTGGGCGCCAGCGAATCCATGCTCCAGTCCGAACTCGAACGCAGCAAGCGTATTGCCAGTTCGGAAAATGTCATCGCCGAGCTCACCCGCGACTACAACGTCAATCGCGATGTCTACCAGGACCTCCTGAAACGTCGTGAGAACGCCCGCGTGTCGATGAACCTGGACGCCGAGCAGCGAGGCCTGACCTTCCTCGTGCAGAACCCGGCGGTCATGCCGCTGGTGCCGTCGGGCCTCCGCTTCATGCACTTCGGCCTGGCCGGGTTGGCGCTTTCCCTGGCTATCCCCTTCGGCCTGCTCTTCGCGGTGGCTCGCTTCGATCCACGCGTCCGCTCGGTCGGTCAGCTCGAGCGCGCGACGGGTTTCCCGGTACTCGCGTCGATTCCGTTCTACCCGACGCCACGTGACCGTCGGCGCGACCACCTGCAAAACATGGTGCTCGGCCTGATCGTCGCCGGCGTCGGTGCGGTGTACCTGCTGCTGTTCTGGATGAGGATGAAGGGCTGA
- a CDS encoding outer membrane beta-barrel protein — translation MPASTRLARAIVIGLASAPTMALAGTFDYTLYAGLEHSNNIALSSDRPISETVFTPGTTFQYTQFGSTFQANVAGTLEYRKYLQNDFDSQTQTQLAAQANWTAIPERLDFSLEDYAGVQPVDQLSANSPNNEQQTNVVLFGPTFRMRFGDATRAQVELRYIDSYASKVDEFDSTRGLAALRLYRDLNPTDTLSGNVEFQRVDFDKQPSSENYDRKEAYLRYTSNLAHFDADILLGGTRLSFDQGRNATAPLARIQIGWQPSTENSLSVAGIYQYADAAQDIITTPGLFAASGASANRTEAIDPFANTGGLGRGSSTGIGVGSAVIGSDVYKEKRFEATWVWQQPRLGVTVSPSYSQLRYLDDNTFNQTGKGVSAGVSYRLKPTLTLTGFGTYDRTKYDSFDRTDKTVRLGLDLGQQVNRHWTWHASVARERRTSDAVGQSYRETEFFIGVVYRR, via the coding sequence ATGCCGGCATCGACAAGGCTCGCCCGTGCGATCGTGATCGGGCTCGCGTCGGCACCCACCATGGCGCTCGCGGGTACCTTCGACTACACGCTCTATGCAGGACTGGAACACAGCAACAATATCGCGTTGTCGTCCGATCGGCCGATCAGCGAGACCGTCTTCACCCCCGGCACGACCTTCCAGTACACCCAGTTCGGCTCGACCTTCCAGGCCAACGTGGCCGGTACGCTCGAGTACCGAAAGTACCTGCAAAACGATTTCGATTCGCAGACCCAGACCCAGTTGGCGGCCCAGGCCAACTGGACGGCGATACCCGAACGCCTGGACTTTTCCCTCGAGGACTATGCGGGTGTGCAGCCGGTGGATCAGCTGTCGGCGAATTCCCCGAATAACGAGCAGCAGACCAACGTCGTTCTGTTCGGACCGACCTTCCGCATGCGCTTCGGCGATGCCACGCGCGCCCAGGTGGAGCTGCGTTACATCGACAGCTACGCCTCGAAGGTGGACGAGTTCGATTCGACGCGTGGCCTTGCCGCGCTTCGGCTGTATCGCGATCTGAACCCGACCGACACACTGTCGGGCAATGTCGAGTTCCAGCGGGTGGACTTCGATAAGCAGCCCTCCAGCGAGAATTACGATCGCAAGGAGGCTTACCTGCGTTACACGAGCAACCTGGCGCATTTCGACGCGGACATCCTGCTCGGCGGCACGCGCCTGAGCTTCGACCAGGGCCGTAATGCGACTGCGCCGCTGGCGCGGATACAGATCGGCTGGCAGCCCTCGACCGAGAACTCGCTGAGCGTCGCGGGTATCTACCAGTACGCGGACGCCGCGCAAGACATCATCACGACCCCGGGACTGTTCGCCGCCAGCGGGGCCTCGGCCAATCGCACTGAAGCGATCGATCCTTTCGCGAACACGGGCGGACTCGGTCGCGGTTCGTCGACGGGCATCGGTGTCGGCAGCGCCGTCATCGGCTCGGACGTGTACAAGGAAAAACGCTTCGAGGCGACCTGGGTGTGGCAGCAGCCGCGCCTGGGCGTGACGGTATCGCCGTCATACAGCCAGCTTCGCTACCTCGATGACAACACCTTCAATCAGACCGGCAAGGGTGTCAGCGCCGGCGTGAGCTACCGACTCAAGCCGACACTCACGCTCACCGGGTTCGGGACTTACGACCGCACCAAGTACGACAGTTTCGACCGCACCGACAAGACCGTTCGCCTGGGCCTGGACCTGGGTCAGCAGGTGAATCGGCACTGGACCTGGCATGCGTCGGTGGCGCGCGAGCGCCGGACCAGCGACGCGGTGGGCCAGAGCTATCGAGAAACCGAATTCTTCATCGGCGTGGTCTACCGGAGATAA
- the galE gene encoding UDP-glucose 4-epimerase GalE produces MNTVLVTGGAGYIGSHTVQQLVARGDRVVVIDNLSTGFREAVRGAAFVEGNVGDCDLVSRTLETYQVDAVLHFAAHTVVPESMSDPLKYYGNNTCNTRNLLACCAQAGVDKFIFSSTAAVYGTTDAGVADENTQTRPINPYGTSKLMSETMLRDWSATGAVRHVILRYFNVAGCDPLGRIGHSTPEATLLIKVACEHAVGKRRSVSIYGTDYDTPDGTGVRDYIHVEDLAAAHLRALDHLRDGGASLTLNCGYGHGYSVREVVDAVARVGGHALNVIELPRRPGDIPKLIACSDRLRQELGWTPRYDDLDFIVRTALTWEYHLAGANLPTASVA; encoded by the coding sequence ATGAACACGGTCCTGGTCACCGGCGGCGCGGGTTATATCGGCAGCCACACGGTGCAGCAACTCGTCGCCCGCGGCGATCGCGTGGTGGTGATCGACAACCTCTCCACCGGTTTTCGAGAAGCCGTGCGTGGCGCGGCCTTCGTCGAGGGCAATGTCGGCGATTGCGACCTCGTCTCGCGGACCCTGGAGACGTACCAGGTCGACGCCGTACTTCACTTCGCTGCGCATACGGTGGTGCCGGAATCCATGAGCGATCCGCTCAAGTATTACGGCAACAACACCTGCAACACGCGTAACCTGCTGGCCTGCTGCGCGCAGGCCGGTGTGGACAAGTTCATCTTCTCATCGACGGCAGCCGTTTACGGCACGACCGACGCGGGTGTGGCCGACGAGAACACCCAGACGCGGCCGATCAACCCTTACGGCACGTCCAAGCTGATGTCGGAAACGATGTTGCGTGACTGGTCGGCGACCGGTGCCGTGCGCCATGTGATCCTGCGGTATTTCAACGTCGCCGGCTGCGACCCGTTGGGTCGGATCGGCCATTCGACACCGGAAGCGACCCTTCTGATCAAGGTGGCCTGCGAGCACGCGGTCGGCAAGCGTCGTTCGGTGTCGATCTACGGTACCGACTACGACACACCCGACGGCACCGGCGTGCGCGACTATATCCATGTGGAGGATCTGGCGGCCGCGCACTTGCGCGCCCTGGATCATCTGCGCGATGGCGGCGCGTCGTTGACGCTCAACTGTGGTTACGGCCATGGCTACAGCGTTCGCGAAGTCGTCGATGCGGTGGCTCGCGTCGGAGGCCACGCGCTCAACGTGATCGAACTGCCAAGGCGCCCGGGCGATATTCCCAAGCTGATCGCCTGCAGCGATCGCCTGCGACAGGAGCTCGGCTGGACACCACGTTACGACGACCTCGACTTCATCGTGCGCACCGCGCTGACCTGGGAGTACCACCTGGCTGGCGCGAACCTGCCCACCGCGTCCGTGGCATGA
- a CDS encoding dienelactone hydrolase family protein, with product MREEAHRFGRARHLVGIAGIPQGPAGETGVIVLNAGLVHRIGPFRLHVELTRQLNAAGYPTLRFDLSTLGDSAASGGQQTRTQAVCSDVDDAMKLLAERAGCERFVLVGLCSGAQNAHVVAATDPRVSGAVFLDGYAYRTLGYKLRHYLPRLVDPARWARRLMQRTGSQPAAPKAEAQPIFAVAPAPREEVIADFTGMVNRGMKLYLVYSGGISNYFNHARQFRECFGKVMSHPAVTTRYAAETDHTYILTGDRARLLDGIGGWLSRNFPPASAGRHS from the coding sequence ATGCGCGAGGAAGCCCATCGTTTTGGTCGCGCCCGACATCTGGTCGGTATCGCCGGTATCCCCCAGGGGCCGGCCGGCGAGACAGGCGTGATCGTGCTCAACGCCGGCCTGGTACATCGCATCGGCCCGTTTCGCCTGCATGTGGAATTGACTCGCCAGCTCAACGCGGCCGGCTATCCGACCCTGCGCTTCGATCTGTCGACACTCGGCGACAGTGCCGCCAGTGGCGGGCAGCAGACACGGACGCAGGCGGTCTGTAGCGATGTCGACGACGCCATGAAACTGCTGGCCGAGCGCGCGGGCTGCGAGCGCTTTGTCCTGGTCGGGCTGTGTTCCGGTGCGCAGAATGCGCACGTGGTCGCTGCTACCGATCCCCGCGTGTCGGGTGCCGTCTTCCTCGATGGCTACGCGTATCGCACGCTGGGCTACAAGCTTCGGCATTACTTGCCGCGCCTGGTCGATCCGGCGCGTTGGGCGCGTCGGTTGATGCAACGCACCGGCAGTCAACCCGCCGCGCCCAAGGCGGAGGCCCAGCCCATTTTTGCCGTGGCGCCGGCCCCTCGCGAGGAAGTGATTGCGGATTTCACCGGCATGGTGAACCGGGGCATGAAGCTTTACCTGGTCTATTCCGGGGGCATCAGCAATTACTTCAATCACGCGCGGCAGTTTCGCGAGTGCTTCGGCAAGGTGATGAGCCATCCGGCCGTGACCACGCGCTACGCCGCGGAGACCGATCACACCTACATTCTCACCGGCGATCGTGCGCGCCTGCTCGATGGCATCGGTGGCTGGCTCTCACGCAACTTCCCGCCGGCAAGCGCCGGGAGGCATTCATGA
- a CDS encoding serine aminopeptidase domain-containing protein — translation MRLDADMPFFFGPDAGLFGMYHTPSVPARRAILMCPPLGQDLIRCHRLYRQLAQSLAEQGMAVLRFDYNGTGDSAGDSAEVDWERCVSDAAMAAAELRRRAGVDRIVAFGARLGGSVALSAAAQARFSEVIAWDPVLDGDQYVAALDAMQAALREDAGRFTRPRSHSDVAEQWLGFDIGETLRRQLSALRVGTAHVPTLVLDSTAASPASHWERIVSHRGKVATIVPPTPWDDLERLESAILSHPLIQAVTGRLKEVA, via the coding sequence ATGCGTCTGGATGCTGACATGCCGTTCTTCTTTGGCCCGGATGCCGGTCTGTTCGGCATGTACCACACGCCGTCCGTGCCGGCGCGACGCGCCATCCTGATGTGCCCGCCGCTGGGGCAGGACCTGATTCGCTGCCACCGGCTCTACCGGCAACTGGCGCAGTCGCTGGCCGAGCAGGGCATGGCTGTGCTTCGTTTCGACTATAACGGTACCGGTGACTCCGCCGGCGACAGTGCCGAGGTGGATTGGGAGCGCTGCGTGAGCGACGCGGCGATGGCGGCCGCGGAGCTTCGCCGACGCGCCGGCGTCGACCGTATCGTCGCCTTCGGCGCGCGGCTGGGTGGCAGCGTCGCCTTGTCCGCTGCGGCACAGGCGCGCTTCAGCGAGGTGATCGCCTGGGATCCGGTGCTCGATGGCGATCAGTACGTGGCTGCTCTGGACGCCATGCAGGCCGCCTTGCGCGAGGACGCCGGTCGCTTCACCCGGCCGCGCAGCCACAGCGACGTGGCCGAACAATGGCTGGGCTTCGACATCGGCGAGACGCTTCGCCGCCAGCTTTCCGCACTGCGCGTGGGCACGGCCCATGTGCCCACCCTGGTGCTCGATTCCACGGCGGCGTCACCGGCGTCGCATTGGGAACGGATCGTTTCCCACCGCGGCAAGGTGGCGACGATCGTGCCGCCGACACCATGGGATGACCTCGAACGGTTGGAGAGCGCGATTCTTTCGCATCCGCTCATCCAGGCGGTGACGGGCCGCCTGAAGGAGGTCGCATGA
- a CDS encoding XrtA/PEP-CTERM system exopolysaccharide export protein, giving the protein MIKRWNRVATLVATVMLTACATGGITSAPPKMDAASPVVDAYLIGVDDQLQVTVWHNPDLSVSVPVRPDGKVTVPLVGDIAAGGRTTDQVGAEIQQKLAQYIRDPQVAVILTALRSHEYLSRVRVTGAVRSPISIPYRQGMTVLDAVLAAGGTTEFAAPDRTELYRRNEGGSTQAYAVQLQKILQQGDLKNNYPVQPGDVITVPQRAF; this is encoded by the coding sequence ATGATCAAGCGTTGGAACCGCGTCGCGACACTCGTCGCCACCGTCATGCTGACGGCATGCGCGACAGGCGGAATTACCTCGGCACCGCCGAAGATGGACGCCGCCAGTCCGGTGGTCGATGCCTATCTGATCGGTGTCGACGACCAGTTGCAGGTGACGGTCTGGCATAACCCGGACCTCAGTGTCAGCGTGCCGGTACGACCCGATGGCAAGGTCACCGTACCCCTGGTGGGCGATATCGCCGCCGGTGGACGCACCACCGATCAGGTCGGTGCGGAGATCCAGCAGAAGCTCGCGCAATACATCCGCGACCCGCAGGTCGCCGTGATCCTCACGGCACTGCGCAGCCATGAGTACCTGTCCCGCGTCCGGGTGACCGGTGCCGTGCGCAGTCCGATCTCGATCCCGTATCGGCAGGGCATGACCGTGCTCGATGCCGTGCTTGCCGCCGGTGGCACGACGGAATTCGCCGCACCCGACCGCACCGAACTCTATCGGCGCAACGAGGGCGGCTCGACCCAGGCCTATGCCGTGCAACTGCAGAAGATCCTGCAGCAGGGCGACCTGAAGAACAATTACCCGGTACAGCCCGGCGACGTGATTACGGTACCGCAGCGCGCTTTCTGA
- a CDS encoding polysaccharide biosynthesis protein, with protein MNKMAANNTEFSDMLSDHHGDPHHGDAHATPNHSIARMREEAGALAPIDCERKRLIHREESVRQQSDAFRGIRTRLLEMAGESNFITLVVAVSPRSGGSFVTRNLAAAFAFDEAKTSLLMDCNLRYPNQHKALGIEPRTGGLIDFLEHPSRGIASIMYHTGVPRLRLIPAGKSRENSGEYFSSFRMRAVLDSLRCRYPDRYLFLDGPPVKGSPDARILADLADFVVIVAGYGRDTPASINQAVANFDPAKLAGVVFNQSP; from the coding sequence ATGAACAAAATGGCCGCGAACAACACCGAATTCAGCGACATGCTCTCCGACCATCATGGCGATCCCCACCACGGTGACGCGCATGCGACCCCCAACCACTCGATCGCGCGGATGCGTGAGGAGGCTGGCGCACTGGCGCCGATCGACTGCGAGCGCAAGCGCCTGATCCATCGCGAGGAGTCCGTGCGGCAGCAGTCGGATGCCTTCCGCGGTATCCGCACACGGCTGCTCGAGATGGCCGGCGAGAGCAACTTCATCACGCTCGTGGTGGCCGTGAGCCCACGTTCGGGCGGCAGCTTCGTCACCCGCAACCTGGCAGCGGCCTTCGCCTTCGACGAGGCCAAGACCAGCCTGTTGATGGACTGCAACCTGCGTTATCCGAACCAGCACAAGGCGTTGGGAATCGAGCCGCGGACCGGTGGGCTCATCGACTTCCTCGAACATCCCTCGCGCGGCATCGCGTCGATCATGTACCACACGGGGGTGCCGCGCCTGCGCCTGATTCCGGCGGGCAAATCGCGCGAAAACAGCGGCGAGTATTTCTCCTCGTTCCGGATGCGCGCGGTGCTCGACTCGCTGCGCTGTCGCTATCCCGACCGCTACCTCTTCCTCGATGGCCCACCGGTCAAGGGCTCGCCGGATGCACGCATCCTCGCGGATCTCGCCGACTTCGTCGTCATCGTCGCGGGCTATGGGCGGGACACGCCGGCCTCGATCAACCAGGCCGTCGCCAATTTCGATCCCGCCAAGCTCGCGGGCGTGGTTTTCAATCAGTCGCCGTAA